Proteins encoded together in one Helicobacter sp. 12S02232-10 window:
- the fliE gene encoding flagellar hook-basal body complex protein FliE, producing MENIKNDIGLTKPLSGTSSVSNVKAEGEKGEFSEILKKSIDELNLAQESSDKALADMATGQVKDLHQAAIAIGKAETSMKLMLEVRNKAISAYKEILRTQI from the coding sequence ATGGAAAATATCAAAAATGATATCGGACTCACCAAGCCTTTATCAGGCACTTCTTCGGTTTCAAATGTAAAAGCGGAGGGAGAAAAAGGGGAATTTTCCGAAATCCTTAAAAAATCCATTGATGAACTTAACCTTGCTCAAGAGAGTTCTGATAAAGCTTTGGCAGATATGGCAACCGGACAGGTTAAAGATCTCCATCAAGCTGCTATTGCTATAGGCAAGGCTGAGACAAGTATGAAATTAATGCTTGAAGTCCGGAACAAAGCTATTAGTGCCTATAAAGAGATCTTAAGAACACAAATCTAA
- the flgC gene encoding flagellar basal body rod protein FlgC: MAFLSSFDISGYGLSAQRFRVNVISSNIANANTTRTDEGGPYRRQEVVFKAFDFNKVLNEKLAKENHLAAYEDPLDEGDFGKLPKPAIMSVYVDKIVRDDRQPLMKYDPSHPDANAEGYVAYPNVNPVVEMADLIEATRAYQANVAAFQSAKNMAGNAISMLQA; encoded by the coding sequence ATGGCTTTTTTATCCAGTTTTGATATCAGTGGCTATGGATTGTCTGCACAACGATTTCGAGTGAATGTCATCTCTTCAAATATTGCCAATGCCAACACAACTAGAACCGACGAGGGCGGACCTTACAGACGACAGGAGGTTGTGTTTAAGGCATTTGATTTTAATAAGGTTTTGAATGAAAAGCTTGCCAAAGAAAACCATCTTGCTGCATATGAAGATCCTCTTGATGAAGGAGATTTTGGAAAGTTGCCAAAACCTGCTATAATGAGCGTGTATGTTGATAAAATTGTTCGAGATGACAGGCAGCCTTTGATGAAATACGATCCGAGCCATCCAGATGCAAATGCTGAAGGGTATGTGGCTTATCCCAATGTAAATCCCGTTGTGGAAATGGCGGATTTGATTGAGGCAACTAGGGCTTATCAAGCAAATGTGGCGGCCTTTCAGAGTGCAAAGAATATGGCAGGTAATGCTATTTCGATGTTGCAGGCTTGA
- the tpx gene encoding thiol peroxidase: MMQVKFKNNPVKISGKELNVGDNAPVVELVGKDLSIVKIGGAQGKYQIINVVPSLDTGVCATQTRKFNQKAAALCNANVYVISLDLPFAQGRFCSTEGIENLSTLSDFRKKEFGQNYGVLLESGPLEGLLTRAVFVIDPNGKIVYKEICAEITNEPDYDAPLKAIL; this comes from the coding sequence ATAATGCAAGTAAAATTTAAAAATAATCCGGTAAAAATCAGCGGAAAAGAACTCAATGTCGGCGATAACGCTCCTGTAGTAGAGCTTGTTGGAAAAGATTTGAGCATCGTTAAAATTGGTGGTGCGCAAGGAAAATACCAAATTATCAATGTCGTTCCAAGTTTGGATACAGGCGTGTGTGCTACTCAAACCCGAAAGTTTAACCAAAAGGCAGCTGCTCTTTGTAATGCAAACGTTTATGTAATCTCTTTGGATCTTCCTTTTGCTCAAGGTCGGTTTTGCTCCACAGAAGGGATTGAGAATCTAAGCACGCTGAGTGATTTTAGAAAAAAAGAGTTTGGTCAAAATTATGGCGTTTTATTGGAAAGTGGTCCGCTTGAGGGCTTGCTTACACGCGCAGTTTTTGTGATCGATCCGAATGGAAAAATCGTATATAAAGAAATTTGTGCAGAAATCACAAATGAACCTGATTATGATGCCCCTTTAAAAGCGATTTTATAG
- a CDS encoding type II toxin-antitoxin system antitoxin SocA domain-containing protein yields the protein MEALKVAKYIINKCIELEKPISNLQLQKIMYFVQLDFLKETRKKLITDEFKAWQYGPVLEEVYYKYRIFGSNKMFLPEEDSQLDLSDEEQSIINQTIEKSIKLPAWELVQKSHHPNGAWVATFKDGAGDKNTIPDFLIEKEALGNGR from the coding sequence ATGGAAGCATTAAAAGTTGCAAAATATATTATTAATAAGTGCATTGAACTAGAAAAACCTATCAGTAATCTACAGCTTCAGAAAATTATGTATTTTGTTCAGTTGGATTTTTTAAAAGAAACTAGAAAAAAACTTATTACTGATGAATTTAAGGCTTGGCAATATGGTCCTGTGCTTGAAGAAGTCTATTATAAATATAGGATTTTTGGTAGTAACAAAATGTTTTTGCCCGAAGAAGATTCTCAATTGGATTTATCAGATGAGGAGCAATCAATCATCAATCAAACAATTGAAAAATCTATAAAGCTACCTGCTTGGGAGTTGGTTCAAAAAAGTCATCACCCAAATGGTGCTTGGGTAGCGACATTCAAAGATGGGGCAGGTGATAAAAATACGATTCCTGATTTCTTGATTGAAAAAGAAGCTTTAGGCAATGGAAGATAA
- a CDS encoding PhoH family protein yields MIKKSYLLDTSVILDDVQNIPHLYQNGQNRLFISDTVIEELDKKKDLQNETGYFAREFFRCINSDEPIKIHRKTRKIEGDFFKEVIFSKNPHHIPITLIYRQKYKIAGLDHGLNDAKIAEIANDYGFILLSNDISLKIRSLAKGIAAQSLYRDRVENPNDIDFWHYFNLHKDKDFNSLNANKDFLKLKDWSLIEINEQDNTESSLYFTGKKHFGIKLDGKFEEFKLDEILEESDPYIKPINLEQKMLYAMLIHPKNRVTIATGATGSGKTLIALQAGIYLVKKGIVDGIIYMRNTVTATDKESELGFRKGDEAQKLSYFMYPLYSAINFTIDRLQEQSLAKKIEYRGDVNTIEKRDATEYFLQKHHIEIVDIAHARGITIGKKFVIFDEVQNASNATVKLIGTRIGEKSRVLFLGDWAQIDHPYLTKFRNGAVSLLQKALQDDILAGIQLRQTIRSDIAAYFGEKF; encoded by the coding sequence ATGATAAAAAAATCTTACCTGCTAGATACTTCCGTCATTCTTGATGACGTTCAAAACATCCCCCATCTTTATCAAAATGGTCAAAATCGACTTTTTATCAGCGACACAGTCATAGAAGAATTGGACAAAAAAAAGGATCTTCAAAACGAAACCGGCTATTTTGCTCGTGAGTTCTTTCGTTGTATCAATAGTGATGAACCGATCAAAATCCATCGCAAAACCAGAAAAATAGAAGGAGATTTTTTCAAAGAAGTGATTTTTTCCAAAAACCCTCACCATATCCCCATCACACTCATTTATCGCCAAAAATACAAAATCGCAGGTCTTGATCACGGGCTTAATGATGCCAAAATCGCCGAAATTGCCAATGATTACGGCTTTATCCTCCTAAGCAATGATATTTCTTTAAAAATACGCTCTTTAGCAAAAGGGATTGCTGCGCAATCACTCTATCGTGACCGCGTTGAAAATCCCAATGATATTGATTTTTGGCATTATTTTAATCTACATAAAGACAAAGATTTCAACTCTTTAAATGCAAATAAAGATTTTTTAAAACTCAAAGATTGGAGTCTGATTGAAATCAATGAGCAGGATAACACAGAAAGTTCCTTGTATTTTACGGGTAAAAAGCATTTTGGTATCAAGCTTGATGGAAAATTTGAAGAATTCAAGCTTGATGAAATTCTTGAAGAAAGCGATCCATATATCAAACCCATCAATTTAGAACAAAAAATGCTTTATGCAATGCTCATTCACCCTAAAAATCGCGTTACTATCGCAACAGGTGCAACCGGAAGTGGCAAAACACTCATCGCCCTCCAAGCAGGTATCTATCTGGTCAAAAAAGGCATAGTCGATGGCATTATCTATATGCGCAATACCGTTACAGCCACTGACAAAGAATCTGAACTCGGTTTTCGCAAAGGCGATGAAGCTCAAAAATTAAGTTATTTTATGTATCCCCTCTACAGCGCGATCAATTTCACCATTGACAGGCTTCAAGAACAATCTTTAGCAAAAAAAATCGAATACAGGGGCGATGTCAATACCATCGAAAAAAGAGATGCGACCGAATATTTTTTGCAAAAACACCATATTGAAATCGTCGATATTGCTCACGCACGCGGTATCACTATAGGAAAAAAATTTGTTATTTTTGATGAAGTGCAAAACGCTTCAAATGCTACGGTTAAACTGATTGGAACGCGCATTGGTGAAAAAAGCAGAGTATTATTTTTAGGGGATTGGGCGCAAATTGACCACCCCTATTTGACTAAATTCCGAAATGGTGCAGTCAGTCTTTTGCAAAAAGCCCTCCAAGATGATATTCTTGCAGGCATTCAGTTGAGACAGACTATACGCAGTGACATTGCAGCTTATTTTGGAGAAAAGTTTTAG
- a CDS encoding putative peptidoglycan glycosyltransferase FtsW: protein MADTRLFLYTAVLITIGVIMSYSLSAYTIIIYNYSEFHFLARQLFSAIIGILLMWILSQVDPDKGFKKIGFALFLFGLGLMIIMPFLPESIASSAGGAKRWIRLPGFSLAPSEFFKLGFIFFLAWSFSRKFAFESKRTIKEEFLIILPYLAVFVVVVLLIAVMQNDLGQVVLLAITLGLMLIFAGGSLQLFGILFFGVIGLGTLTIITSSHRILRVKLWWANAQDSILALLPHNIADYIRVENLPEPYQIHHATNAIYNGGFFGQGLGEGLIKLGFLSEVHTDMVLAGITEELGFIGLFVCIGLFCIIIYRIFKIANRLKNQSYSLFCIGVALLVGFSFIINSFGVSGITPIKGIAVPFLTYGGSSLIANCIAIGLVLCLSKQSKI, encoded by the coding sequence ATGGCTGACACACGATTATTTCTATATACTGCAGTGTTGATCACAATCGGGGTGATTATGAGCTACTCACTCTCTGCCTACACGATCATCATCTACAATTACAGCGAATTTCATTTCCTTGCTCGCCAACTTTTTTCGGCTATCATCGGCATTTTATTGATGTGGATACTTTCTCAAGTCGATCCAGATAAAGGATTTAAAAAAATCGGCTTTGCCCTTTTTCTCTTCGGACTCGGATTGATGATCATTATGCCATTTTTGCCCGAAAGCATTGCAAGCAGTGCTGGAGGTGCAAAAAGATGGATTCGATTACCTGGCTTTTCGCTCGCCCCATCAGAATTTTTTAAGCTCGGATTTATATTTTTCCTCGCTTGGAGTTTCTCAAGAAAATTTGCCTTTGAGAGCAAACGCACAATTAAAGAAGAATTTTTAATCATTCTGCCTTATTTAGCAGTATTTGTTGTGGTTGTATTGCTGATAGCAGTTATGCAAAACGACTTAGGGCAAGTCGTGCTTTTAGCAATCACTTTGGGGCTTATGCTCATTTTTGCAGGAGGTAGCCTGCAACTTTTTGGCATTCTTTTCTTTGGAGTCATTGGGCTTGGAACACTCACCATCATCACCAGCTCGCATAGAATTTTGCGCGTCAAGCTGTGGTGGGCAAACGCTCAAGATTCTATCCTTGCCCTATTGCCCCATAATATCGCCGATTATATTCGCGTGGAAAATCTGCCTGAACCCTATCAAATCCATCACGCCACCAATGCAATTTATAATGGCGGATTTTTTGGTCAAGGGCTTGGAGAGGGATTGATTAAATTAGGATTTTTAAGCGAGGTGCATACTGATATGGTATTGGCAGGTATCACTGAAGAATTGGGCTTTATTGGATTGTTTGTGTGTATCGGATTGTTTTGTATCATCATTTATCGCATCTTTAAAATCGCCAATCGACTCAAAAATCAATCTTATTCTTTATTTTGCATTGGAGTAGCGCTTTTAGTAGGATTTTCTTTTATCATTAATTCATTTGGTGTCAGTGGTATCACGCCCATTAAAGGAATTGCAGTGCCATTTTTGACCTATGGAGGCAGTTCGCTGATTGCTAACTGCATTGCCATCGGTCTTGTGTTGTGCCTCTCAAAACAATCAAAAATCTAG
- a CDS encoding penicillin-binding protein 2, with product MDEAPKKSEKILFVFVILFLCFIIFASIVYTKIIIPRKIPTLVVSKTDVAVRGSIYSQDGFNLTASKKLYKVSVNTESIDPDKKQLFVNLFSIYSNISKEVILEKISQKGYIVISYTISPNTAANLRQLNSKLLAYDVFREYEDKNGRVVQKMGIGIEVSGVSRIYAYGTILEPVIGYTKKIETGRITITEGVKGVEKYRDAILSPKQDGKLEGKRDIGFNIIQNKDSKFKPRQDGFDVALSIPLKLQKKIEEILDAAKKKYKSDEIVVGIINPKTGEILSLATTNRFDPKNIKKSDYPYLNVDAIEVSFEPGSTIKPIVYSILLDKNLINPMQSIDLNNGYYRLGKYIIRDDSIPTKNPVIEDVIIRSSNVGMIKLTQRLSGKEFYDGLKKFGLSELTGIDLPYEKNGLLPSVRLLSGEIYKASASYGYGLRTTFMQLLRAYSVFSNGGYLVTPHLTQNLTAPNGDIYIPKLPARKRVLAPLTSQKMQDTLIKVVTSGTGRSAKVDGVIVGGKTGTARIAKEGKYDSLYNGSFFGFAKDDQNTYTIGVVAFGSHGSEDYYGSQTAAPIFKEIVELLKEQGYLRIKKTTQ from the coding sequence ATGGATGAGGCGCCCAAGAAATCAGAAAAAATACTTTTCGTATTTGTCATTTTGTTTTTGTGCTTTATCATATTTGCCTCTATTGTTTATACTAAAATCATTATCCCTAGAAAAATTCCGACTTTAGTTGTTTCTAAAACTGATGTTGCTGTCAGAGGATCTATCTATAGCCAAGATGGCTTTAATTTGACTGCGAGTAAAAAGCTTTATAAGGTCAGTGTAAATACTGAATCCATTGATCCAGATAAAAAACAACTTTTTGTGAATTTATTTTCTATCTATAGCAATATTTCCAAAGAAGTCATTCTTGAAAAAATTTCTCAAAAAGGCTATATCGTGATCTCATACACGATTAGCCCCAATACTGCTGCTAATCTCAGACAACTCAATTCAAAACTTTTGGCCTATGATGTCTTTAGAGAATATGAGGACAAAAATGGCAGAGTTGTACAGAAAATGGGGATTGGCATTGAAGTGAGCGGAGTCAGCAGGATTTATGCCTATGGGACGATTCTAGAACCTGTTATCGGCTATACAAAAAAGATCGAGACAGGTAGGATTACAATCACTGAAGGGGTAAAAGGGGTTGAAAAGTATCGCGATGCCATCCTTTCGCCAAAACAAGATGGGAAACTTGAGGGCAAACGAGATATTGGGTTTAATATCATTCAAAATAAGGATTCCAAGTTTAAACCAAGACAAGATGGCTTTGATGTGGCATTGAGCATTCCTTTGAAATTGCAGAAAAAAATTGAAGAAATTTTGGACGCGGCGAAAAAGAAATATAAATCCGATGAAATTGTAGTGGGGATCATTAACCCCAAGACTGGAGAAATCTTATCTTTGGCTACGACCAATCGTTTTGATCCCAAAAATATCAAGAAGTCAGATTATCCTTATTTGAATGTCGATGCGATTGAAGTTTCTTTTGAACCTGGAAGCACAATAAAGCCGATCGTTTATTCGATTTTGTTGGATAAAAATCTGATTAATCCAATGCAAAGCATTGATTTAAATAATGGCTATTATAGACTTGGAAAATACATCATCAGGGACGATTCAATCCCGACTAAAAATCCCGTTATCGAAGATGTCATCATTCGATCAAGTAACGTTGGAATGATTAAGCTTACTCAGCGTTTGAGTGGCAAAGAGTTTTATGATGGACTGAAAAAGTTTGGACTTTCAGAGCTTACTGGGATTGATTTGCCCTATGAAAAAAATGGCTTACTTCCAAGTGTGAGGCTTTTGAGTGGAGAAATTTATAAGGCAAGTGCTTCTTACGGGTATGGATTGCGAACGACATTTATGCAACTTTTGCGCGCTTATAGTGTTTTTTCAAACGGGGGTTATTTGGTAACACCTCATCTCACGCAAAACCTCACTGCGCCTAATGGGGATATTTATATCCCTAAGCTACCTGCAAGAAAACGCGTGCTAGCCCCGCTCACTTCTCAAAAAATGCAAGATACTCTGATAAAGGTCGTTACATCAGGTACGGGGCGATCTGCTAAAGTTGATGGCGTGATTGTCGGAGGGAAAACTGGGACTGCTCGAATTGCTAAAGAAGGAAAATATGATAGTCTTTACAACGGTTCATTTTTTGGCTTTGCCAAAGATGATCAGAATACCTATACCATCGGCGTGGTGGCTTTTGGGTCGCACGGGAGTGAGGATTATTATGGGAGTCAG
- the flgB gene encoding flagellar basal body rod protein FlgB — translation MLPPYFESSKAYPLVYQALDYRSIRQDMISSNIANVDTPFYRPRDVDFESYLAKEKAEIFEDKPDLELKMAQTSPMHLKGKNFDENQASMFFRDGHLARNDGNSVDLDVETSEMGKNSVMYQALTTALKKHKGIFAYAIDSGKNL, via the coding sequence ATGCTTCCTCCATATTTTGAATCTTCCAAAGCTTACCCGCTTGTTTATCAGGCTTTGGATTATCGTTCGATCAGACAAGATATGATCTCAAGCAATATCGCTAATGTCGATACACCTTTTTATCGCCCGAGGGATGTTGATTTTGAATCCTATCTAGCTAAGGAAAAGGCTGAAATTTTTGAAGATAAGCCTGATCTTGAATTGAAAATGGCGCAAACTTCCCCAATGCATCTTAAGGGGAAAAATTTTGATGAAAATCAAGCATCAATGTTTTTTAGAGATGGGCATTTGGCTAGAAATGATGGCAATAGCGTTGATTTAGATGTAGAGACAAGCGAAATGGGAAAAAACAGCGTGATGTATCAAGCACTCACAACCGCGCTTAAAAAGCATAAGGGAATTTTCGCATACGCGATTGATTCAGGTAAGAATTTATAA